A DNA window from Deltaproteobacteria bacterium contains the following coding sequences:
- the ribB gene encoding 3,4-dihydroxy-2-butanone-4-phosphate synthase, whose product MFVARLEEALEDIRNGKMVILVDAPNPKNEGELVMAAEKVTPQAINFMTLHGRGLVTMPCTSELLEKLGLPLMTAKRSDSEPAFTVSIEARKGVTTGISAADRATTILTAVSEHAGPDDLVKPGHVFPIRARRGGVLFRTGHTEGAVDLIRVAGLKPAAAMCSIMNDEGEMARFEELEKLAREYEMRIVSIADIIHYRLRRESFVFQAARTILPTLYGEFEAIAYENQLDQQQHVALVKGEIKSDQETLVRVHSECIPGNVFRSYRCDCGEQLEAAMRKVQEEGRGVILYLHKEGRYQNLISKLKAYEMEDQGKNWEEKHQLESEAIFREFGIGAQILVDLGIRKMRLLTNSTKEIAGLEGFGLSITERVPLKVEPSPDDEFQRRSCGYLSKMMDAVMRHQ is encoded by the coding sequence ATGTTTGTCGCTCGTTTAGAGGAAGCGCTGGAAGATATTAGAAACGGCAAGATGGTAATCCTTGTGGACGCGCCTAACCCCAAGAACGAGGGCGAACTCGTCATGGCGGCGGAAAAGGTGACGCCGCAGGCGATCAACTTCATGACTCTGCACGGCAGAGGCCTTGTGACCATGCCTTGTACTTCGGAGCTGCTCGAAAAACTCGGGCTGCCTTTGATGACCGCAAAACGGTCTGACTCGGAGCCCGCCTTCACCGTGTCCATCGAGGCCCGGAAAGGAGTGACCACGGGGATTTCCGCGGCGGACCGAGCCACGACCATTTTGACGGCGGTTTCTGAACACGCCGGGCCGGATGATCTGGTGAAACCGGGGCATGTGTTTCCCATTCGGGCTCGTCGCGGGGGTGTGCTCTTCCGGACAGGTCACACCGAGGGAGCCGTGGATCTGATTCGCGTCGCCGGTCTTAAACCCGCGGCCGCCATGTGCAGCATCATGAATGACGAAGGAGAAATGGCCCGGTTCGAAGAGCTGGAAAAACTGGCCCGGGAATACGAGATGCGCATCGTATCCATAGCGGATATTATTCACTATCGCCTGCGCAGGGAATCCTTTGTGTTTCAGGCCGCGCGCACCATTCTCCCGACGCTGTATGGAGAGTTCGAGGCCATCGCCTATGAAAACCAACTGGACCAGCAGCAACACGTCGCCCTGGTCAAGGGTGAAATCAAGTCGGATCAGGAGACCCTCGTTCGAGTCCATTCAGAATGCATCCCCGGAAACGTTTTCAGAAGCTATCGCTGCGATTGCGGAGAGCAACTGGAAGCAGCCATGCGCAAAGTCCAAGAGGAAGGCCGGGGTGTTATCCTTTACCTCCACAAAGAAGGCCGTTACCAGAACCTGATCTCCAAACTGAAAGCCTATGAGATGGAGGACCAAGGCAAGAATTGGGAAGAGAAACACCAACTGGAGAGCGAAGCTATTTTCAGAGAGTTCGGGATCGGCGCCCAGATCCTCGTGGATTTGGGTATCCGGAAAATGCGGCTGTTGACGAACAGCACCAAAGAGATAGCGGGTCTGGAAGGGTTCGGTCTGTCCATCACGGAGCGGGTTCCGCTGAAAGTCGAACCCTCCCCTGACGATGAGTTTCAGCGGAGAAGCTGCGGTTATCTGAGTAAGATGATGGACGCCGTCATGCGGCACCAGTAG